A region from the Methanofollis liminatans DSM 4140 genome encodes:
- a CDS encoding Ig-like domain-containing protein — protein sequence MTTRLSKTGRGHLRWIAAGLLLLLLFSIVPASAEPLEQTRHVFINVSNTDGVKFNLDGAAYGGPNNTYYIKADGGGLNELHITADADNAYGQVTTSSDQSGVFYVSNTGGRGFDDAIVLLLAVNGTVPDDFAVHVKTSGYTWTPSSVTNQVPMNYTYIEGAVNETFTKEDFLYGPQTWKPGPGKAEPYLPPGLPLYEYHDVTDTSNTFSLMFIDLDVGNMYPSKFSGATLTDNGGAKVEYSFENLETFASFNAYGWCLAANQGQGISWTNRVNAAGETAAGTSGYSVIGIPPVLTSIEVTPATTEVEIGTSMQFTATALDQNDRAMSDLTYEWSSNDETVGTVNATGYFTALAAGTTTIAAANDTVEGTATVTVTAAPSGPQPLSDYNNVFFKVANDAGVKYNAFGNNTYNVRFEGYDRGLNALHISTDPAVNFGQVTVSENQSGTFYGTDSGGKGYEDEILLMVAVNGTISDDFRLHITADGYTWTPNPVSNQPPSLDNVTYQPVSLSETFTKEDFRYGPQLWKPTGNGFDYPIHFGQNMSDTANTFQVMFIDLNAGVLRPNADLENRGAVRINYTVENLDTFAAFNVYAYCQNSNNGDDMIAWTNAVLAPKATSGYSVIGAGLAPSRIAVVPAAAALAVGDERQFTATAYDADSNEMTGITFSWSSSNETVGTVNATGYFMSLAAGTTTVTASYGAVEGTATVTVGDQSGGLAASAWPMYGHDLQHTGLSSATGPAIPEIAWTYKASSFFMVQPVVDADGTVYAGSRNKIFYALHPNGTLKWSYTAPQQIYSAAAIGSDGTVYFGCRYGMIYALNPNGTVKWTFTTGGDVSAAPAIGTDGTIYAGSADTKIYALNPDGTEKWNFTTGGSVTAAPAIGLDGTIYTGSADSSLYALNPDGTLKWSYATGGAVKYAPAIGSDGTIYTASAGCSLYAVNPDGTLKWSYATGGAVAPPAIGPDGTIYAGSASKTVNAVNPDGTLKWSYNTTGTVTEAPAVDARGTVYIPSTDRNDRYLYAIGSDGTLKWTLLDPVSPRFFYTPSIGADGTLYIGSSDSNIYAIEAAAPALVDITITPSSTTLAIGRTQLFTASGIDQYGDPVENITYSWTIDNETVGTIDSTGLFAALSEGNATITASSGGVEGNATVTVVAAPKEWYVDGNGSGNFTTIQAAIDGVQAGSTIIVMPGMYNETLNITKPLTLRSASGAAVTTIHISGGTAITVSSDSVTVDGFTIEGEGDKYTAGVIFNDGSHSFRVANTVVTKAKAAVCAYNSDNGVVENNSFTDGNYGVCLCGCSNVEVRNNFISDSWLMGITVSLGHGEVTPHDDIVSGNVIQNTTMGALHMDYASNCIVSNNTFYNNGFVREGVGCALYLARNVENNVFFGNSFIENERLSVDTNNLEFNRWNSDEAYTYTYSGSVYTSPIGNYWGGSFALDDTDSNGISNIPAQLYGTATDNYPLMQPVGRYFGIEDDLPIPTSVYAFGPESPSVPIGEFRQFVLSVNDQNGNKMTEGMASYWSSSDESVATIDADGVLTPLAEGTTVITGRCADIAVSTTVTVIPAEPGSKTFVVDENGSGDFATIQVAINAANAGDTLIVKDGTYVERVYVTKPLTIRSENGADTTTVVGAYDSTANTPAITISADNVTFEGFTVQMLWSKSGDSGLFVQAANCTLTNNTIKNLSYGINLYLAQSCLVTQNTLSGGYTGIRLYAADYCMISDNHLISVTLPRYIQKGMNNNTFVNNTVEDCGGAPVSVAVSPTAVSLAEGTNEPFSATAYDEEDFIIIGSPVTWSSSNTTVGTVDATGTFTARKVGTTTVSAAVGEIFGTAAVTVTPPHGDQTEDSPLNVPGCNITDNGNGTRQVLVNTTATNATVSGNTIRIDEDTFSLIIETTGAPTVGNGTVNGTVAGITLNTTPVSTIFDALGTVTASIEANLTGIPAGAAVQTTVSANVSADAQSAFQLAASKDGLNLDAVAYTLNIVKTNLTNGQDISDATIRMAVSQAWVDANGGVDAIKIIRSAEDGTTEVLATTYIGLDADGNMVFEAYSPNGLSIFGLAAASAVSPTPSGSSSSSGGSSSVASFSGSVSAGATKSFVVSQTAVKEITVIAKNDISDLLITVKAASLPSTIEAPVQATYQIQEIALYRADAAAIGSAMIEFAVPTSWLDARGLATGDIVLMRYVDGAWTALPTTFVEEKNGFAYFSAETPGFSYFAIAVEKSAGVGETAVATTAPAATATTPAPATTAPATAAPTQQSPLPWFAAFVALGAFLFLRRL from the coding sequence ATGACGACCAGATTATCGAAAACGGGCAGAGGGCACCTGCGGTGGATCGCCGCAGGGCTCCTCCTGCTCCTTCTCTTCAGTATCGTTCCGGCTTCGGCCGAACCGCTGGAACAGACCCGCCACGTCTTCATCAACGTCTCGAACACGGACGGCGTGAAGTTCAACCTCGACGGCGCCGCGTACGGCGGACCGAACAACACGTATTACATCAAGGCCGACGGCGGTGGCTTGAACGAGCTCCACATCACCGCTGATGCGGACAACGCCTATGGCCAGGTGACGACGAGCAGCGACCAGTCCGGTGTCTTTTATGTTTCTAACACCGGCGGCCGCGGTTTTGACGACGCCATCGTCCTCCTCCTGGCCGTGAACGGCACGGTCCCTGACGACTTCGCCGTGCACGTCAAGACGAGCGGCTACACCTGGACGCCCTCTTCGGTCACCAATCAGGTCCCGATGAACTACACCTATATCGAGGGTGCGGTGAACGAGACCTTCACGAAGGAGGACTTCCTGTACGGCCCGCAGACCTGGAAGCCCGGCCCGGGCAAGGCCGAGCCCTATCTCCCGCCCGGCCTGCCCCTCTACGAGTACCACGACGTCACCGACACGAGCAACACCTTCAGCCTGATGTTCATCGACCTCGACGTCGGGAACATGTACCCCTCGAAGTTCAGCGGCGCCACCCTCACCGACAACGGCGGTGCAAAGGTTGAGTACTCCTTCGAGAACCTGGAGACTTTCGCCTCGTTCAACGCCTACGGCTGGTGTCTCGCCGCCAACCAGGGCCAGGGCATCTCCTGGACCAACCGCGTCAATGCCGCCGGCGAGACTGCCGCGGGCACGAGCGGCTATTCTGTTATCGGGATCCCGCCGGTGCTGACCTCGATCGAGGTCACGCCCGCGACAACCGAGGTCGAGATAGGCACCTCGATGCAGTTTACCGCCACCGCCCTCGACCAGAACGACAGGGCGATGAGCGACCTCACCTATGAATGGTCGAGCAACGACGAGACCGTCGGCACGGTGAACGCCACCGGTTACTTTACCGCCCTCGCCGCCGGCACGACCACGATCGCCGCGGCAAACGACACGGTCGAGGGCACGGCCACCGTGACCGTCACCGCTGCCCCCTCGGGCCCCCAGCCCCTCTCCGACTACAACAACGTCTTCTTCAAAGTCGCCAACGACGCTGGCGTGAAGTACAACGCCTTCGGGAACAACACCTACAACGTCAGGTTCGAGGGATACGACCGCGGCCTCAACGCCCTGCATATCTCCACCGACCCGGCAGTAAACTTCGGTCAGGTAACGGTTTCTGAAAACCAGAGCGGCACCTTCTATGGGACCGACTCGGGCGGCAAGGGCTACGAGGACGAGATCCTCCTCATGGTCGCCGTGAACGGCACGATCTCCGACGACTTCAGGCTGCACATCACCGCCGACGGCTACACTTGGACACCGAACCCCGTAAGCAACCAGCCCCCGTCTCTTGACAACGTGACGTACCAGCCCGTCTCCCTCAGCGAGACCTTCACGAAGGAGGACTTCAGGTACGGCCCGCAGCTCTGGAAACCGACCGGAAACGGCTTCGACTACCCGATCCATTTCGGCCAGAACATGAGCGACACGGCGAACACCTTCCAGGTGATGTTCATCGACCTGAACGCCGGTGTGCTCAGACCGAACGCTGACCTTGAGAACCGGGGTGCGGTGCGGATCAACTACACCGTCGAGAACCTCGACACCTTTGCTGCGTTCAACGTCTACGCCTACTGCCAGAACTCAAACAACGGCGACGACATGATCGCCTGGACCAACGCCGTCCTGGCGCCCAAGGCGACGAGCGGCTACTCGGTCATCGGCGCAGGCCTTGCTCCCTCCCGGATCGCGGTCGTTCCCGCGGCCGCCGCCCTGGCCGTCGGCGACGAGCGGCAGTTCACCGCCACCGCCTATGACGCCGACAGCAACGAGATGACCGGCATCACCTTCTCTTGGTCGAGTTCGAACGAGACGGTCGGCACGGTGAACGCCACCGGTTACTTCATGTCCCTCGCCGCCGGCACGACCACGGTCACCGCCTCGTACGGTGCGGTCGAAGGCACCGCCACCGTCACCGTCGGTGATCAGTCGGGTGGCCTTGCCGCCTCGGCGTGGCCGATGTACGGCCACGACCTCCAGCACACCGGTCTTAGTTCGGCCACGGGTCCCGCGATCCCGGAGATAGCATGGACGTACAAGGCCAGCAGTTTCTTCATGGTACAGCCGGTCGTCGATGCCGACGGCACCGTCTACGCCGGTTCGAGGAACAAGATCTTCTATGCCCTGCACCCGAACGGCACGCTGAAGTGGTCGTACACTGCTCCCCAGCAGATCTACTCGGCCGCGGCGATCGGTTCCGACGGCACCGTCTACTTTGGCTGCCGTTACGGCATGATCTATGCCCTGAATCCGAACGGCACGGTGAAGTGGACGTTCACGACCGGAGGGGATGTTTCCGCGGCTCCGGCGATCGGTACCGACGGCACGATCTACGCCGGCTCCGCCGACACGAAGATCTACGCTCTGAACCCCGACGGCACCGAGAAATGGAACTTCACGACTGGCGGCTCTGTCACCGCCGCGCCGGCAATCGGCCTTGACGGCACGATCTACACCGGCTCCGCCGACAGCAGTCTCTACGCCTTGAACCCGGACGGCACTCTGAAATGGTCGTACGCCACCGGCGGTGCGGTCAAATATGCCCCTGCGATCGGTTCCGACGGCACTATCTACACCGCCTCGGCCGGCTGCAGCCTCTACGCCGTCAACCCCGACGGTACCCTGAAGTGGTCGTATGCCACCGGCGGCGCCGTTGCACCCCCGGCGATAGGGCCTGACGGCACGATCTACGCGGGTTCGGCCAGCAAGACCGTCAACGCCGTCAACCCGGACGGCACCCTGAAGTGGTCCTATAATACCACCGGTACCGTCACGGAGGCTCCGGCCGTCGATGCCCGGGGCACGGTCTATATCCCGTCCACCGACAGAAACGACCGGTACCTCTATGCGATCGGTTCCGACGGCACCCTGAAATGGACGTTGCTGGACCCCGTGAGCCCGAGGTTCTTCTACACCCCCTCCATCGGTGCGGACGGCACCCTCTACATCGGGTCGAGCGACAGCAACATTTACGCCATTGAGGCTGCAGCACCTGCCCTTGTTGATATTACGATCACCCCGTCCAGCACCACGCTTGCCATCGGCAGGACGCAGCTCTTCACGGCTTCAGGAATCGACCAGTACGGCGACCCGGTGGAGAACATCACGTATTCATGGACGATCGACAACGAAACCGTCGGGACGATCGACTCGACCGGTCTCTTCGCTGCACTCAGCGAGGGGAACGCGACGATCACGGCATCATCCGGCGGTGTCGAGGGCAACGCAACGGTGACCGTTGTGGCGGCCCCGAAGGAGTGGTACGTCGACGGGAACGGCAGTGGGAACTTTACCACCATTCAGGCGGCCATCGACGGCGTTCAGGCGGGTTCCACCATCATCGTCATGCCAGGCATGTATAACGAAACTCTCAACATCACAAAGCCTCTCACCCTCCGCTCGGCGTCCGGTGCGGCGGTGACGACCATCCACATCAGTGGCGGTACAGCGATCACCGTCTCTTCAGATTCGGTCACTGTCGACGGATTCACCATTGAGGGTGAAGGGGATAAGTACACAGCGGGCGTAATATTCAACGACGGATCGCATTCTTTCCGCGTCGCGAACACGGTGGTAACTAAAGCCAAGGCAGCAGTCTGCGCATATAACTCTGATAATGGAGTTGTCGAAAATAACTCCTTCACAGATGGGAACTACGGTGTTTGTCTGTGCGGTTGTTCTAACGTCGAGGTCAGAAACAACTTCATCTCAGACAGCTGGCTGATGGGCATAACTGTCAGTCTGGGTCACGGCGAAGTGACGCCCCACGACGACATCGTCTCCGGCAACGTAATCCAGAACACCACCATGGGCGCTCTTCACATGGACTACGCCTCGAATTGTATCGTTTCGAACAACACCTTCTACAACAACGGTTTTGTCCGTGAAGGTGTTGGCTGCGCCCTCTATCTCGCCCGCAATGTAGAGAACAACGTCTTCTTCGGAAACTCATTTATCGAGAACGAAAGGCTGAGTGTCGACACAAATAACCTTGAGTTCAACAGGTGGAACTCGGACGAGGCCTACACCTACACCTACAGCGGATCTGTCTATACCAGTCCGATAGGTAACTACTGGGGCGGCTCCTTCGCCCTTGACGACACGGATAGCAACGGCATCAGCAACATTCCCGCACAACTTTACGGGACCGCCACCGACAACTACCCTCTCATGCAGCCGGTTGGCAGGTACTTCGGCATCGAAGATGACCTCCCCATTCCGACATCCGTATATGCTTTTGGTCCTGAATCTCCGTCGGTCCCAATTGGCGAGTTCAGGCAGTTCGTCCTGAGCGTGAACGACCAGAACGGCAACAAGATGACCGAAGGCATGGCTAGCTACTGGTCCAGCAGCGACGAATCGGTCGCGACGATTGACGCAGACGGTGTCCTGACGCCCCTTGCGGAAGGGACGACGGTCATCACCGGGAGATGCGCCGATATCGCCGTCTCGACGACGGTGACGGTGATCCCCGCAGAACCTGGCTCAAAGACCTTCGTCGTCGACGAGAATGGAAGCGGTGATTTCGCTACGATTCAGGTCGCAATCAACGCCGCAAATGCCGGCGACACCCTCATCGTGAAGGACGGAACGTATGTTGAGCGGGTGTATGTCACCAAGCCGCTCACCATCAGGTCAGAGAACGGCGCCGACACGACAACCGTCGTCGGTGCATATGACTCGACCGCAAACACCCCTGCCATCACAATCAGCGCAGACAACGTCACCTTCGAGGGGTTCACTGTGCAGATGCTGTGGTCGAAATCTGGAGACTCGGGGTTGTTTGTGCAGGCGGCGAACTGCACTCTCACCAATAATACCATCAAGAACCTGTCGTATGGTATCAATCTTTATCTCGCCCAGTCCTGCCTTGTCACGCAGAACACCCTGAGCGGTGGATATACCGGGATCAGGCTCTATGCTGCGGATTACTGCATGATATCTGACAATCATCTCATCTCCGTCACCCTCCCCCGCTATATCCAGAAGGGCATGAACAACAACACCTTCGTCAACAATACGGTGGAGGACTGTGGTGGAGCACCGGTTTCGGTTGCCGTCTCCCCGACGGCGGTCTCCCTTGCAGAGGGTACGAACGAACCGTTCTCGGCGACCGCCTATGATGAGGAGGACTTCATTATCATCGGTTCGCCTGTTACGTGGTCCAGTTCCAATACTACTGTCGGCACGGTTGACGCCACCGGCACCTTCACCGCCCGCAAGGTCGGCACCACCACGGTCAGCGCCGCGGTCGGCGAGATCTTCGGCACCGCCGCGGTGACGGTGACCCCGCCGCACGGCGACCAGACGGAAGACTCGCCCCTGAACGTTCCGGGCTGCAACATCACGGATAACGGCAACGGCACGCGGCAGGTCCTGGTCAACACCACTGCCACCAACGCCACCGTCTCCGGCAACACCATCCGGATAGACGAGGACACCTTCAGCCTCATCATCGAGACCACCGGCGCTCCCACCGTCGGCAACGGCACCGTGAACGGCACGGTCGCCGGGATCACCCTCAACACCACCCCGGTCTCCACGATCTTCGACGCCCTCGGCACGGTCACCGCCTCGATCGAGGCGAACCTGACCGGGATCCCGGCGGGCGCCGCCGTCCAGACCACGGTCTCCGCCAACGTCTCGGCCGACGCCCAGAGCGCCTTCCAGCTCGCCGCCTCCAAAGACGGCCTGAACCTCGACGCCGTCGCCTACACGCTCAACATCGTCAAGACGAACCTGACGAACGGCCAGGACATCTCCGACGCCACGATCCGCATGGCCGTGAGCCAGGCCTGGGTCGACGCCAACGGCGGTGTCGACGCAATCAAGATCATCAGGTCCGCGGAAGACGGCACCACTGAAGTGCTGGCGACGACCTACATCGGCCTCGACGCCGACGGCAACATGGTCTTCGAAGCATATTCGCCGAACGGCCTCTCGATCTTCGGTCTGGCTGCGGCTTCGGCCGTCTCGCCGACCCCGAGCGGATCCTCCTCGTCTTCCGGCGGGTCATCGAGCGTGGCCTCGTTCTCCGGCTCCGTCTCAGCCGGTGCGACGAAGTCCTTTGTCGTGAGCCAGACGGCGGTCAAAGAGATCACCGTCATCGCGAAGAACGACATCAGCGATCTCCTGATCACCGTGAAGGCGGCGTCCCTCCCGTCCACCATCGAGGCGCCCGTGCAGGCGACCTACCAGATCCAGGAGATCGCCCTGTACCGCGCCGACGCTGCGGCGATCGGTTCGGCCATGATCGAGTTCGCCGTCCCGACGTCCTGGCTCGACGCCCGCGGCCTCGCCACCGGCGACATTGTCCTCATGCGCTACGTCGACGGCGCATGGACCGCTCTCCCGACCACCTTCGTGGAGGAGAAAAACGGGTTTGCGTATTTCTCGGCCGAAACACCGGGCTTCTCGTACTTCGCCATTGCGGTGGAGAAGAGCGCCGGGGTCGGGGAAACCGCTGTCGCGACGACCGCCCCGGCGGCAACGGCAACGACACCTGCCCCCGCGACCACTGCCCCCGCGACCGCGGCGCCGACCCAGCAGTCTCCCCTGCCGTGGTTTGCTGCGTTCGTCGCCCTGGGAGCCTTCTTATTCCTGAGAAGGCTCTAA